The Paenibacillus sp. MBLB1832 genome has a window encoding:
- a CDS encoding dihydrofolate reductase family protein — MSLDGFIARENGSLDWMFSVESEGDVGYSEFYATTDTMLMGKSTYEHVLSMVDTFPHSDRICYIFSRTENRPDPYVTYINSDPVAFTRELKAQEGKDIWLVGGSELADGIIKAKLVDEWIVTIVPIVLGRGIPLFKTNNPETELTLLRTTQYGQFAQLHYVTK; from the coding sequence ATGAGCTTGGATGGATTTATCGCGCGGGAGAATGGCAGCCTGGATTGGATGTTTTCGGTGGAAAGTGAAGGTGATGTAGGATATTCGGAGTTCTATGCGACGACAGATACGATGCTGATGGGCAAAAGTACGTATGAACATGTCTTATCCATGGTAGACACGTTCCCACATAGTGACCGCATCTGCTACATTTTCTCACGCACGGAAAACCGTCCCGATCCGTATGTGACCTACATCAACTCGGATCCTGTAGCCTTCACACGTGAATTGAAAGCGCAAGAAGGCAAAGATATTTGGCTAGTCGGCGGCTCTGAGTTGGCCGATGGCATTATCAAAGCAAAGCTAGTTGATGAATGGATCGTCACCATTGTACCCATCGTGTTAGGGAGGGGGATTCCTCTATTTAAAACGAACAATCCAGAAACAGAACTCACCTTATTGCGCACGACACAATACGGACAATTTGCTCAGCTTCATTACGTGACCAAGTAG
- a CDS encoding serine hydrolase domain-containing protein has protein sequence MKRLNAATLTSELAQLDLASCLMSKRGQLIFEFDKTGHKAAEIARINSCTKSVLSALLCIAMDQGHLPDLSTPMSAFFPVARGSDLHSITLLHLLTMTSGMNWTEFGGQNSFPRMTKSPHWVNFVLEQPLSDPPGARMVYNSGGSQLLAAILASAAGMSVASFAERYLFGPMGIEEYTWERDPQGIHTGGFGLSLRPIDMLKFGQLYEQKGRWANQQLITQELVTRSTQPAIIAEAPRRGYYGWHWWADAYPDPGEGNEATQSFTYFNAYGFGGQAIYVIPSLEIVVVLTCEPRKKNQIPLQVFRRFIAPKLAEGTMSFE, from the coding sequence ATGAAGCGTTTGAATGCAGCCACACTCACGTCTGAACTTGCCCAATTGGATCTTGCCAGTTGTTTAATGTCCAAGCGCGGTCAACTCATCTTTGAATTTGATAAAACAGGCCATAAAGCCGCAGAAATAGCAAGAATCAATTCCTGTACCAAAAGCGTTCTATCTGCGCTCCTGTGCATCGCGATGGATCAAGGTCATCTGCCAGATCTGTCGACACCGATGTCGGCATTCTTCCCTGTGGCGAGAGGAAGTGATCTTCATTCAATCACTCTGCTACATCTACTCACGATGACTTCAGGCATGAACTGGACCGAGTTCGGCGGGCAAAATTCCTTCCCGCGCATGACGAAATCACCCCATTGGGTGAATTTCGTTTTGGAACAGCCACTATCCGATCCGCCAGGAGCACGGATGGTTTACAACTCAGGCGGATCACAGCTGTTAGCCGCGATCTTGGCGAGTGCGGCGGGTATGTCCGTCGCTTCTTTCGCGGAGCGCTATTTATTCGGCCCAATGGGCATCGAAGAATACACGTGGGAGCGCGACCCGCAAGGCATCCATACCGGTGGCTTCGGGCTATCGCTTCGGCCGATCGACATGCTGAAGTTCGGGCAGCTCTACGAGCAAAAGGGACGCTGGGCGAATCAGCAGTTAATCACGCAAGAGCTGGTGACCCGCTCCACGCAACCTGCCATCATTGCCGAAGCGCCGCGCCGCGGCTATTACGGTTGGCATTGGTGGGCGGATGCATATCCAGATCCAGGCGAAGGCAATGAGGCAACGCAGAGTTTCACGTATTTCAACGCCTACGGTTTTGGTGGACAAGCGATCTACGTCATCCCAAGCTTGGAAATCGTCGTCGTCTTAACCTGCGAGCCCCGCAAGAAAAACCAGATTCCGCTGCAAGTGTTCCGCCGATTCATTGCGCCGAAGTTGGCTGAGGGAACTATGAGTTTCGAGTAG
- the speD gene encoding adenosylmethionine decarboxylase, whose translation MKLTTEQRVTLHGFNNLTKSLSFNMYDICFTKSKEEREAYIAYIDQQYNADRLTTILKHVADIIGAHVLNVAKQDYDPQGASVTMLVSEGPIEQAPNESFEESPGPMPEAVVIHLNTSHITVHTYPEYHPDEGISTFRADIDVSTCGEISPLKALNYLIRSFDPDIMTMDYRVRGFTRDISGYKLFIDHDISSIQNYIPMEIQDLYQMIDVNVYQENIFHTKCKLREFDLNNYLFGYTKDKLSKEEQLDIEKSVKWEMDEIFYGKNMVFA comes from the coding sequence GTGAAATTAACGACGGAACAGCGGGTAACGCTGCATGGCTTTAATAATTTAACCAAATCACTAAGCTTCAATATGTACGATATCTGTTTCACAAAATCCAAGGAAGAGCGGGAAGCCTACATCGCTTATATTGATCAACAGTACAATGCGGACCGGCTAACGACTATTTTGAAACATGTGGCCGATATTATCGGGGCACACGTGTTGAACGTCGCCAAGCAAGACTATGATCCACAAGGTGCCAGTGTGACGATGTTGGTATCGGAAGGGCCAATTGAGCAAGCGCCGAATGAATCGTTTGAGGAGTCGCCAGGGCCGATGCCCGAAGCGGTTGTGATACATCTTAACACGAGTCACATCACTGTACATACGTATCCCGAGTATCATCCAGATGAAGGCATCAGTACCTTCCGCGCTGACATTGATGTCTCGACCTGCGGCGAGATTTCGCCGCTGAAAGCGCTGAATTATTTGATTAGATCCTTCGATCCAGATATTATGACGATGGATTATCGGGTTAGAGGGTTTACACGCGATATAAGCGGATATAAGTTATTTATCGATCACGATATTTCCTCGATTCAGAACTACATCCCGATGGAAATTCAAGATCTGTACCAGATGATCGACGTGAATGTGTATCAGGAAAACATTTTCCATACGAAGTGTAAACTGCGTGAGTTTGACTTGAATAACTACTTGTTCGGTTACACGAAGGACAAGCTCAGCAAGGAAGAGCAGCTGGACATCGAGAAAAGTGTGAAATGGGAAATGGACGAAATTTTTTACGGGAAAAATATGGTGTTTGCATAG